The proteins below come from a single Podarcis muralis chromosome 8, rPodMur119.hap1.1, whole genome shotgun sequence genomic window:
- the IL7 gene encoding interleukin-7 gives MFHAFLRYIFGILPLFLALVPVGSSASMNAFLKKYEMFLSFNIRVLENQIGQNDGCNRSNTNRVFCNTMEVNTTGLEVFCNSALKRDIRDVACHLQKMTKRCNFTESVEKNMNEVSGMTLVMLKDCNNNTGIKRQRGNPCPNVRYIKRLCRECLIKDITFQFKLCWDQLMSHWT, from the exons ATGTTCCATG CTTTTTTAAGGTATATCTTTGGGATTCTGCCACTGTTCCTAGCTTTGGTACCAGTTGGTTCATCTGCTTCCATGAATGCTTTCCTGAAAAAATATGAAATGTTTCTATCTTTCAACATTCGCGTGCTG GAAAACCAGATTGGACAAAATGATGGATGTAACCGGTCTAACACCAATAGAGTTTTCTGCAACACAATGGAG GTGAATACAACTGGACTAGAAGTGTTCTGCAATTCAGCTTTG aaGAGAGACATTCGTGACGTGGCATGCCATCTTCAAAAAATGACCAAGAGATGTAACTTCACCGAAAGTGTAGAGAAGAACATGAATGAGGTTTCCGGTATGACATTGGTAATGCTCAAG gacTGTAACAACAACACTGGTATAAAACGACAAAGAGGAAACCCATGTCCAAATGTAAGATATATCAAAAGGCTCTGTCGTGAATGTTTGATAAAGGATATAACTTTTCAGTTTAAGTTATGTTGGGATCAACTGATGTCACATTGGACTTAA